The genomic interval GAAAAGATCACCGTCTACTATGCGGACGAACTGACCTCCTCCAAACTTCCCGAGGATGAAGACGAATATATCAAGGTATTTGCCTTCGCCCCGGAAGAGCTGGAAAAGATGATCGCCGAAAAGAAGATCAAGGACGGCAAGATACTGATGGCCTTCTACTGGTACATGGCCCGGAGGCCGCAAAAATGAACCACCCCGCCGGAGGCGAACTTGGCAGAACGATCGAGCGTTTCACCGACTACCTCCGGCTTGAGCGCGGCTGCAGCGAAAACACGCAGCGCGCCTACAACTCCGATATGCAGATATGGCTCGCGCACTGCGAGGTCAGCGGACACGACCCTCTTGACATGCAGGCCGACGCCATCTCGCGTTTTCTGCTTGCGCAGCAGGGAGAGGGACGAAAAAAGTCCTCCGTGCAGCGGCTGGGGGCGATGCTTCGATCCTTCGCGCGCTTTTTGCAGTACGACGGCGTCACCGACAATCTGCCGCGCCTCGCGCCGCTGCCGGCGAGGACGAAGGCCCTGCCGCAGGTGATGACCGAGGGCGAGGTGCAGCGGATAATCAACGCCTGCGAAGACGGCACGCCGGTCGGCAAACGCGACCGGGCCTTTATCGAACTCGCCTACGGAGCGGGCATGAGGGCC from Cloacibacillus sp. carries:
- a CDS encoding tyrosine-type recombinase/integrase, encoding MNHPAGGELGRTIERFTDYLRLERGCSENTQRAYNSDMQIWLAHCEVSGHDPLDMQADAISRFLLAQQGEGRKKSSVQRLGAMLRSFARFLQYDGVTDNLPRLAPLPARTKALPQVMTEGEVQRIINACEDGTPVGKRDRAFIELAYGAGMRASELCHVRLRDLDAANGILYARGKGDKERTIPYIGAVRRVIEEYIAEHRPKLDKHGAEWLFLSRNGRQLHRETLWVIMRKRGLMANIPAARLHPHVLRHTFATHLLRNGMDQRTLQEILGHSSIMTTEKYTHMDTELRDYYDRFHPRA